The following nucleotide sequence is from Alteromonas sp. V450.
TTGTTTTGAATACGTATGCATGTTTTTTAACATAACGTTAACGCGTATCCTGTTGATAAGTAGATATTATCAGGTGCCTGTTCATGCGAGTCCGAAAATTTAAACTTCCTTATAAGCCGCTTTCTTTAGCAATGTTGTCTCTTAGTATGATTGCGTGCGGAGGCCAACCTATAAGTGAAGCTGGTCATCGAGCAGAAGATATGCAAGAAAAAGAACTTCACGACAAATCTTTACAACCGGAAAGGCATGGTAAGCCAGTTGTTTATCAAGTATTTACCAGACTTTACGGTAACAAGAATGAAACCAATAAGCCGTGGGGTACTATTAAAGAAAACGGGGTGGGTAAATTTAACGACTTCGATAAAACTGCACTTGCATCGATTAAGGCACTTGGCACCAGTCATATTTGGTACACAGGGGTAATTCATCATGCGCTCGTGAACGATTACACTGGGCTCGGTATAAGTAACGACGACCCCGATGTCATTAAAGGTCGTGCGGGTTCTCCCTATGCTGTAAAAGATTACTTTAATGTTAATCCCGATTTAGCGTTAGATCCTGCGAAACGTCTAGAAGAGTTTGAAGCACTAATAGCACGTACACACGAAGCAGGCATGAAAGTAATTATAGACATTGTGCCGAATCACGTGGCGAGAAGCTATGAATCAATGTCCGCGCCCGACGGAATATCAGATTTCGGTGAGAACGATGACACCTCCGTAGAGTATGCAAGAGATAACAACTTTTATTACGTTGTAGACAAAGCATTTGAAGTGCCTAGCTTTGGACAATATGTACCGTTAGGAGGGGAACCTCATCCGTTGGTTGACGGAACATTCCAAGAATATCCTGCAAAGTGGACAGGGAATGGTGCACGCTCAGCAAAGCCTGATGTGAACGATTGGTATGAAACAGTAAAAGTGAACTATGGCGTGAGACCGGACGGTAGTTACGATTTTCCTTCATTACCAAGTAGTTTTGCAGAAAAAGACACACAGGCCCATTTTGCGTTTTGGCAACAGAAGGACTTGCCTGACTCTTGGTACAAATTCAGAGACATAACGCATTACTGGCTTGATAAAGGTGTAGATGGTTTCCGCTATGACATGGCAGAGATGGTACCTGTAGAATTTTGGTCATTTCTGAACAGCAGCATAAAGCAAAAAAATCCCGACGCGTTTCTGCTTGCTGAAGTGTATCAGCCAGAAAAATATCGTGAGTATATCCAAAAGGGAAAAATGGATTACCTCTATGACAAGGTAGGTTTTTACGACACGCTAAAGCTTATTATGCAGGGAAAAGCAAATGTAAGTGAGCTTGTAGCCGTGCATAAACAGGTTGAAGATATTGCGCAACAAATGCTTCACTTTTTAGAAAATCACGACGAACAACGTATCGCTAGTGAACCTTTTGCCGGGAATGCCGAAAAAGGAAAGCCAGCCCTAGCTGTTAGTGCTCTTATCAGTTCATCACCTACATTACTCTATTTCGGTCAGGATGTTGGTGAGGACGGCAGTGAAGAGACAGGGTTTGGTGATCCATCACGAACCTCTATTTTTGATTATGTTGGTGTACCTGCGCATCAACGGTTTATGAATGGTGGTTTGTTTGATGGCGGTAGATCTACGCAAAAAGAGCTAGAGCTACGCGAATATTACGAGCAAATTATGAACATCGCGGCACATAATCAAGCTATCAATGGCGAGTTCATAAGCTTGCACAAACAGAACCTCGATGCATCAAATTCGACTTACAGCGAACAGCAGTTTGCCTTTGCTCGCGTTAAAAATGGCCAAGGGTTTATTGTTATCTCAAATTTTAGCGAAAATGATGTGTCTAACTTAACCCTCACGTTACCGCAAAATTTGCTGTCAGAATCTGTCGGCTCATTGGAGCATAGCGCGCTGGCG
It contains:
- a CDS encoding alpha-amylase family protein yields the protein MRVRKFKLPYKPLSLAMLSLSMIACGGQPISEAGHRAEDMQEKELHDKSLQPERHGKPVVYQVFTRLYGNKNETNKPWGTIKENGVGKFNDFDKTALASIKALGTSHIWYTGVIHHALVNDYTGLGISNDDPDVIKGRAGSPYAVKDYFNVNPDLALDPAKRLEEFEALIARTHEAGMKVIIDIVPNHVARSYESMSAPDGISDFGENDDTSVEYARDNNFYYVVDKAFEVPSFGQYVPLGGEPHPLVDGTFQEYPAKWTGNGARSAKPDVNDWYETVKVNYGVRPDGSYDFPSLPSSFAEKDTQAHFAFWQQKDLPDSWYKFRDITHYWLDKGVDGFRYDMAEMVPVEFWSFLNSSIKQKNPDAFLLAEVYQPEKYREYIQKGKMDYLYDKVGFYDTLKLIMQGKANVSELVAVHKQVEDIAQQMLHFLENHDEQRIASEPFAGNAEKGKPALAVSALISSSPTLLYFGQDVGEDGSEETGFGDPSRTSIFDYVGVPAHQRFMNGGLFDGGRSTQKELELREYYEQIMNIAAHNQAINGEFISLHKQNLDASNSTYSEQQFAFARVKNGQGFIVISNFSENDVSNLTLTLPQNLLSESVGSLEHSALAPMLNHEPLSLNAKENGYTATLSLKGLETKVFSF